From the Candidatus Binataceae bacterium genome, the window CGGAAGGGCTTCACATCAGAAGGCGCACACCAACGGATTCTTGCGCGACGGCCGGAAACCCAGCAGCCCGACGATCTTGCCGCCGATCCCGCCAAACGGATTGTGGCAGACCTTGCATCGTGGCGGACCGGGAAGATAGCGAAACAGGCGATGGAGGATGGTGATGCTGGGGTGGCCCTCGGTCAGCACCTTGCGCCAGGTTTCCCGCTGCTCCTCGGTCATCTGCTCCCCGGCCATCGGATCGTCCTCCGGGCGTAGTTTCCGGCAGCTAAGCGCCGGTGCCGATTCGCTGCGCCATGCTGACCCTCTTGCTAATGGGAGTCAATTCGGGGAGCGGCGGCGCTCCGAGGTTTGAAGCCCGTGTGGGGAAAATCTATAGTGGCGCCGCGCCGGGCTTCGGGCGAAATCCATTCGCGGGGATGGCAACGATGGACATCGGCAAGGTCGGAGCGTTCTGCTTTCTCGACGCGATGACGACGCCGGAGAGCGTCGCGTTCTGCCGGCGCGTCGAGCGCATGGGCTACAAGGTCCTGTGGACGCCCGAAGCGTGGGGCCGCGAGCCCTTCTCGCACGGCGGTTACCTGCTGGCGCGGACCGACCGCCTAATCTATGCCACCGGCATCGCGAACATCTGGGTGCGCGATCCGATGTCGATGGCGTCGGCGGCAAGAACGCTGGCGGAAGCCGCCGAAGGTCGCTTCATTCTCGGCATCGGTGTCAGCCATCGCTCGCTCGTCGAGGAATTGCGCGGGCATCAGTACGTCAAACCCTTCAGTTACATGAGCGAGTACATTCCGCGGATGAAGCAGGCGCTGTACAAGGCGGCAGCGCCCAAGGCCGAGCCTCCGCTGGTCATCGCCGCGCTGCACCCCAAGATGCTCGCGCTCGCTGCGCGCGAGGCGCAGGGAACGCATACCTACATGTGCGGTCCGCAGCATACCGCCAAGGCGCGGGCGATCATGGGCCCGGACAAGTGGGTTTGCGCGAGCCTGGTCGTGATCCTCGAGCGCGACGCGGCCACGGCGCGCGCCCGCGCCCGTGAGCACCTCAGCTTCTACGCCAACCAGCAGAACTACCGCCGCATCCTGATGTCGCAGGGGTTCACCGCGGCTGACTTCGAAAACGGATGCAGCGATCGCCTGATCGACACGATGATCGCGTGGGGCAGCGAGGACAAAATCGCTGCCCGCATCGAGGCTCTGCTCGCGGCCGGCGCCAATCACGTTTGTCTGATGCCGCTGCGGTGTGATTCAAGCGGCCTGCCCGACG encodes:
- a CDS encoding TIGR03620 family F420-dependent LLM class oxidoreductase is translated as MDIGKVGAFCFLDAMTTPESVAFCRRVERMGYKVLWTPEAWGREPFSHGGYLLARTDRLIYATGIANIWVRDPMSMASAARTLAEAAEGRFILGIGVSHRSLVEELRGHQYVKPFSYMSEYIPRMKQALYKAAAPKAEPPLVIAALHPKMLALAAREAQGTHTYMCGPQHTAKARAIMGPDKWVCASLVVILERDAATARARAREHLSFYANQQNYRRILMSQGFTAADFENGCSDRLIDTMIAWGSEDKIAARIEALLAAGANHVCLMPLRCDSSGLPDERALGAFAPR